The following proteins are encoded in a genomic region of Oscillospiraceae bacterium:
- a CDS encoding helix-turn-helix transcriptional regulator — protein METKNYFTVKSLTKEHIPFFIGWVMMFIWLYSYFLPFGGFRFESNLYNDKVGSDLLFTFVWLLSGAISGLLINGKNSARLTFYSVITAILGFVSMRFTPAGFISDLIMIVSSAAIGYLFASYCYAFFMVLNNAEKFYAMLLAVFIPKLLMLLKPLLNDPDVEIDGANILIFIFLLVLLCCAFLSLKRKNAPELAEKEDSKPPAKAYSLMLLVFAVLALNDVIAPAVIKSIHEKLGIGFEPYYFAGIVLGILIIVVFQIMLKNDLYYLLNLSFACAALGFVSSALCISNKTYAFASFVFFGLSYALGFVNIYYLAGFMAKKFRSIVFYRAGIALSSVFYLSAILISQLFERLHGGSFEDLIAFSAFSSVLILILFLLSTPFFLKNLSSREWMDDTYRIDITHETRLAAKLKDYNLSPREIETCEKLLEGLTLRQIGAMMGISFSTVNTYCTSIYKKLNINSRTELLVMFREYQNAEK, from the coding sequence ATGGAGACGAAAAATTATTTTACGGTAAAATCCCTCACCAAAGAACACATTCCGTTTTTCATCGGCTGGGTCATGATGTTCATCTGGCTCTATTCCTATTTTTTGCCCTTCGGCGGCTTTCGGTTCGAAAGCAACCTCTATAACGATAAGGTGGGCAGCGACCTGCTGTTCACGTTTGTCTGGCTGCTCTCCGGAGCGATTTCCGGGTTGCTCATCAACGGCAAAAATTCTGCGCGCCTGACTTTTTACAGCGTTATCACGGCCATCCTCGGGTTTGTCTCGATGCGCTTTACGCCGGCGGGGTTTATCTCCGATCTCATTATGATCGTCAGTTCCGCCGCGATCGGATATCTGTTCGCGTCCTATTGCTACGCGTTTTTCATGGTGCTCAACAACGCCGAGAAGTTTTACGCGATGCTGCTCGCGGTGTTCATCCCGAAACTGCTGATGCTGTTAAAGCCGCTGTTAAACGACCCCGACGTCGAAATCGACGGCGCGAATATTTTGATTTTCATATTCCTGTTGGTGTTGCTCTGCTGCGCGTTTTTGAGTTTGAAACGGAAAAACGCCCCCGAACTCGCCGAAAAAGAGGATTCGAAACCGCCTGCGAAGGCCTATTCGCTGATGCTGCTGGTGTTTGCGGTGCTTGCGCTAAACGACGTGATCGCCCCTGCGGTCATCAAGAGTATTCATGAAAAGCTCGGTATCGGGTTTGAGCCGTACTATTTTGCTGGCATTGTTTTGGGGATCTTGATTATCGTGGTCTTTCAGATCATGCTGAAAAACGATCTTTATTATCTGCTGAATCTGTCTTTCGCCTGTGCCGCGCTGGGTTTTGTCTCGAGCGCGCTGTGCATTTCGAATAAAACATATGCGTTCGCGTCGTTCGTGTTTTTCGGGCTCTCGTATGCACTCGGGTTTGTGAATATCTATTATCTCGCGGGGTTCATGGCGAAAAAGTTTCGCAGCATCGTGTTTTACAGGGCCGGAATCGCGCTCTCCTCAGTGTTTTATCTATCCGCGATTTTGATTTCACAGCTGTTTGAGCGGCTGCACGGGGGTTCTTTTGAAGACCTGATCGCTTTTTCCGCGTTTTCCTCGGTTTTGATTTTGATTTTGTTTTTGCTCTCGACGCCGTTTTTCTTGAAAAACCTGAGCTCCCGAGAGTGGATGGACGATACATACCGAATCGACATCACGCATGAGACCCGCCTTGCCGCGAAGCTGAAAGACTATAACCTCTCTCCTCGCGAGATCGAGACCTGCGAAAAGCTGCTGGAGGGACTCACTTTAAGGCAAATCGGCGCGATGATGGGCATTTCGTTTTCGACCGTCAACACCTACTGCACC
- a CDS encoding DUF4829 domain-containing protein yields the protein MLNDKKQPLWNNIAAMILVAAVGLSLFACGRTEGAPSNSSSQGDVSGISQATYTTEYICVKISGISASNLFNPSDAFKITDLRAVAYIDSTIKAGKPSKQEGDPESNNTGRYMIELSNKTGGYSCELHYDTLYNKAYMIKDGSRFDIGTDFARYIDSLFGNKNISFNIDETDAALFKQYGWTLAYQIRERKDKLSDINTLLGFNPNAYYFAYNNELSKDIGLDMSPYADKNIDVKIYRILESLPKEFSPSRDCRGIVVKSGGKIIGAFVSAGRHSAFNACSLKGNSFETVTGKTLDEWLVNKVQADGAEEKLSKSDPEQVIREYLTALEKKDAKSAVYCLSKKMLLEYLTVNMPNDELYNNVMVLPLADADIGAKSAFENLKSAKLLKIEPTGKLDESTETFRVDVNLLYNKMVTNENGEQSWDCRMVYESPQTGWKIESFGQGGY from the coding sequence GTGTTAAATGACAAAAAACAACCATTATGGAATAACATCGCGGCGATGATATTGGTCGCTGCGGTCGGCCTCTCTCTTTTCGCCTGCGGGCGGACGGAAGGAGCACCTTCAAATTCCTCGAGTCAAGGTGATGTGTCCGGGATATCGCAAGCGACGTATACCACGGAATATATATGCGTGAAAATCTCGGGCATCTCCGCGAGCAACTTATTTAATCCGTCGGATGCGTTTAAAATCACCGATCTCCGGGCAGTGGCGTACATCGACTCAACAATCAAGGCAGGCAAGCCCTCCAAGCAGGAGGGGGACCCCGAAAGCAATAATACCGGCCGGTATATGATTGAATTGTCGAATAAAACCGGCGGATACAGCTGCGAGCTTCATTACGATACACTTTATAATAAGGCCTACATGATAAAAGACGGCAGCCGCTTCGATATTGGGACAGATTTTGCGCGTTATATCGATTCGCTTTTCGGAAACAAAAATATCTCTTTCAATATCGATGAGACGGATGCGGCACTTTTCAAACAATACGGATGGACGCTTGCTTATCAAATCAGAGAGCGGAAAGACAAATTAAGCGATATCAATACGCTGCTCGGTTTTAATCCGAATGCCTATTATTTCGCCTACAACAATGAACTCTCAAAGGATATCGGCCTTGACATGAGCCCATATGCCGATAAAAACATCGATGTTAAAATTTACAGAATTCTTGAGAGTTTGCCGAAAGAGTTCAGTCCCTCACGGGATTGCAGGGGCATCGTTGTTAAATCAGGCGGTAAAATCATCGGCGCATTCGTCAGCGCCGGGCGGCACAGCGCATTTAACGCATGCAGTTTAAAAGGAAACAGCTTTGAAACGGTCACGGGCAAAACGCTTGACGAATGGCTTGTAAACAAAGTTCAAGCGGACGGAGCCGAGGAAAAGCTGTCTAAATCAGATCCGGAACAGGTGATCAGGGAATATCTCACGGCGCTTGAAAAAAAAGACGCCAAGAGCGCTGTATACTGTCTCTCGAAAAAGATGCTGTTAGAATATCTGACAGTGAATATGCCCAACGATGAATTGTATAATAATGTGATGGTCTTGCCTTTGGCGGATGCCGATATCGGCGCAAAATCCGCTTTTGAAAACCTGAAATCCGCAAAGCTGCTAAAAATAGAACCGACCGGAAAACTTGATGAAAGCACTGAAACTTTTAGAGTAGATGTGAATCTTCTGTATAACAAAATGGTGACCAATGAGAATGGGGAACAATCTTGGGATTGCCGTATGGTTTACGAGTCCCCTCAAACGGGGTGGAAAATCGAGAGTTTCGGGCAGGGCGGTTATTGA
- a CDS encoding helix-turn-helix transcriptional regulator, producing MILADKILTLRKNNNLSQEELAEKLNVSRQSISKWESAAAIPDINRILEMAKLFGVTTDYLLKDDLDTAVYSETDETVGRRVVVQEVNDYLKDNRQFAKRTAFGVLLCILSPITLIELAGNAKAVGISETAGAAIGIATLLLIIAGAVALFIIGSNPMKRYEYLDKGRFELEYGAEGIIRERRAAFSKRHTASIVIGVALCILCAVPLITAGALNAKESVVIAMVGVLLAVVSAATYLFVSSGVVMGGFDRLLSEGEYAPSARKEEEHQDKIGAIYWPLVVAAYLLWSFLSGKWGITWLIWPIAALVFAALTAT from the coding sequence ATGATTTTGGCCGATAAGATTTTGACCCTGCGCAAAAACAACAACCTGTCGCAGGAGGAACTCGCCGAAAAACTCAACGTCTCGAGACAGTCCATCTCCAAGTGGGAGAGCGCGGCCGCCATCCCCGACATCAACCGCATTCTCGAAATGGCAAAGCTGTTCGGCGTGACGACCGACTACTTATTAAAAGACGACCTGGACACAGCCGTTTATTCCGAGACCGACGAGACCGTCGGAAGGCGCGTCGTGGTGCAGGAAGTGAACGACTACTTAAAAGATAACCGGCAATTTGCCAAACGGACCGCGTTCGGCGTGCTGCTGTGCATCCTGTCTCCGATCACATTGATCGAGCTTGCGGGCAACGCGAAAGCCGTCGGCATCTCCGAGACCGCCGGAGCCGCCATCGGAATCGCGACGTTATTGCTCATCATCGCCGGCGCGGTCGCGCTGTTCATCATCGGCTCCAACCCGATGAAGCGTTATGAATATCTCGATAAAGGCCGGTTTGAGCTCGAATACGGCGCGGAGGGCATCATCCGCGAAAGACGCGCCGCGTTTTCGAAAAGACATACCGCGAGCATCGTCATCGGCGTCGCTCTGTGCATTCTGTGCGCGGTGCCGTTGATTACGGCGGGCGCGCTGAACGCCAAAGAGAGCGTTGTGATCGCGATGGTCGGCGTGCTGCTTGCCGTCGTCTCCGCGGCGACATACCTGTTCGTCTCTTCGGGCGTGGTCATGGGCGGTTTTGACCGCCTGCTTTCAGAGGGCGAATATGCCCCGTCGGCGCGCAAAGAAGAAGAACATCAGGACAAGATCGGCGCCATCTATTGGCCGCTCGTCGTCGCCGCCTACCTGCTGTGGAGCTTTTTATCCGGAAAATGGGGCATCACCTGGCTGATCTGGCCGATCGCCGCGCTGGTCTTCGCCGCGCTCACCGCAAC
- the eno gene encoding phosphopyruvate hydratase, translated as MDNLKIKRITGREILDSRGNPTVEAEVILQDGTVGVGEVPSGASTGIYEALELRDGDKKRYGGKGTLKAVGNINGVINKTLSGMDASDIYAIDAAMKKADGTKDKSKLGANAILAVSIASAKAAAKAFGMPLYRFLGGVFATVLPVPMMNILNGGAHAANNIDIQEFMIMPVGAKDFTDGLRQCAEVFHALAKELKSKNLSTSVGDEGGFAPNLGSETEAINLILSAIEDCGYTPGEDFVLAIDAAASEWKGEEGNYKQPKSGKQFTTDELIKYWDDLCGKYPILSLEDPLDEEDWEGWKAITATMGRKVQLVGDDLFVTNTERLGQGIKGGCANSILIKLNQIGSVSETIEAIKMAQRAGYTAVVSHRSGETPDATIADLAVASNCGFIKTGAPSRGERTAKYNRLLLIEEGLGESAAYLGANAFRFK; from the coding sequence ATGGACAATTTGAAAATAAAAAGAATCACCGGGCGGGAAATTCTCGATTCCCGGGGAAATCCCACCGTCGAAGCCGAAGTGATTTTGCAGGACGGCACCGTCGGCGTCGGCGAAGTGCCGAGCGGCGCGTCCACCGGCATCTACGAGGCCCTGGAACTGCGCGACGGCGACAAAAAGCGCTACGGCGGCAAGGGCACGCTGAAAGCCGTCGGGAATATCAACGGGGTCATCAACAAGACCCTTTCCGGCATGGACGCCTCGGACATCTATGCCATCGACGCGGCGATGAAAAAAGCCGACGGGACCAAGGACAAGAGCAAACTCGGCGCGAACGCGATTCTGGCGGTCTCCATCGCTTCCGCGAAAGCCGCCGCAAAGGCGTTCGGAATGCCGCTTTATCGTTTTTTGGGCGGCGTTTTCGCAACGGTTCTCCCGGTGCCCATGATGAACATTTTAAACGGCGGCGCGCATGCGGCGAACAATATCGACATCCAGGAATTCATGATCATGCCGGTCGGGGCGAAGGACTTTACCGACGGCCTGCGGCAGTGCGCCGAGGTCTTCCACGCGCTCGCCAAGGAATTGAAGAGCAAAAACCTCTCGACTTCGGTCGGCGACGAGGGCGGTTTTGCGCCGAACCTCGGCAGCGAGACCGAGGCGATCAATCTGATTTTGTCGGCCATCGAGGACTGCGGCTACACGCCGGGCGAGGACTTTGTGTTGGCCATCGACGCCGCCGCGAGCGAGTGGAAGGGCGAAGAAGGCAATTATAAGCAGCCCAAGAGCGGCAAGCAGTTTACTACCGACGAGCTGATCAAATACTGGGACGACCTCTGCGGCAAATACCCGATTCTGTCCCTCGAAGACCCGCTCGACGAGGAGGACTGGGAGGGCTGGAAGGCCATCACCGCGACGATGGGCAGAAAAGTGCAGCTGGTCGGCGACGATCTGTTCGTCACGAACACCGAGCGGCTCGGTCAGGGCATCAAGGGCGGCTGCGCAAACTCGATTTTGATTAAACTCAACCAAATCGGCAGCGTGTCCGAGACCATCGAGGCCATCAAGATGGCACAGAGGGCGGGTTACACCGCGGTCGTTTCACACCGTTCGGGCGAGACCCCGGACGCGACCATCGCCGATCTCGCGGTCGCGTCGAACTGCGGCTTTATCAAGACCGGCGCGCCCAGCCGCGGCGAGCGTACCGCAAAATACAACCGCCTGCTGCTCATCGAAGAGGGTTTAGGCGAAAGCGCGGCCTATCTCGGCGCGAATGCGTTTCGGTTTAAGTAG
- a CDS encoding amidase domain-containing protein, translating to MPNEIPYDRAAAVSYAEKWAYKRNPRFPNFDGMGGDCTNFASQCVWAGCGVMNYKPVTGWYCNSLGDRTPSWSGVEFLYPFLVNNDSVGPYAKEVPKEQLLPGDLIQLCDESGHYYHTPVVVARDQNEIYVAAHTFNTWHRPLSSYTYTGLRGIHIAGARK from the coding sequence GTGCCGAATGAAATTCCGTATGACCGGGCCGCGGCGGTGAGTTACGCCGAGAAATGGGCATATAAACGCAATCCCCGCTTTCCGAATTTCGACGGAATGGGCGGGGACTGCACGAATTTCGCTTCGCAGTGCGTCTGGGCGGGCTGCGGCGTGATGAATTATAAACCGGTTACGGGCTGGTACTGCAACAGCTTAGGCGACCGCACGCCGTCGTGGAGCGGTGTGGAGTTTTTATATCCGTTTCTCGTCAATAACGATTCCGTCGGCCCGTATGCGAAAGAGGTGCCGAAAGAACAGCTGCTGCCCGGAGATTTGATCCAACTCTGCGATGAAAGCGGCCATTATTACCATACGCCGGTGGTGGTCGCACGGGATCAAAACGAGATCTATGTCGCCGCTCACACCTTCAACACCTGGCACCGCCCGCTCTCGAGCTATACTTACACGGGTTTGCGCGGTATTCACATCGCCGGAGCGCGAAAATGA
- the mutY gene encoding A/G-specific adenine glycosylase — protein sequence MNQSPEVKTLKPIVAPLLGWYGENARVLPWRENTDPYRVWVSEIMLQQTRVETVIPYYNRFLTVLPDIEALAECDEQALLKLWEGLGYYSRVRNLQKAAQVIVQKFGGRFPDEFDDILSLPGIGTYTAGAISSICFEKPIPAVDGNVLRVLSRVLGSEADIALPEVKTKFTELLRQIYPKGHCGDFTQALMELGAMVCLPNGMPQCMVCPLAALCEANRTGRQAELPNKSKKAPRKKEEKTVFLLICGDKIALQKRPEGVLLGGLWEFPNVPGHLTPKQAKEVLAQWNIEAVSVEKGPRKKHIFTHIEWEMTSYLVSCENMPGQFTWVTREELANNLALPSAFQGFKSVLK from the coding sequence GTGAATCAATCCCCTGAAGTTAAAACCCTGAAACCGATTGTCGCACCGCTGCTCGGTTGGTACGGCGAAAACGCCCGCGTGCTGCCTTGGCGCGAGAACACCGACCCCTACCGCGTTTGGGTGTCGGAGATCATGCTGCAGCAGACCCGCGTCGAGACCGTCATCCCCTATTATAACCGTTTTCTGACGGTTCTGCCGGACATCGAAGCGCTGGCGGAATGCGATGAACAGGCGCTTTTAAAGCTCTGGGAGGGGCTGGGGTATTATTCCCGCGTGCGCAATCTGCAAAAGGCGGCGCAGGTGATTGTGCAAAAATTCGGCGGGCGGTTCCCCGATGAATTTGACGATATTTTATCGCTGCCCGGCATCGGAACCTATACGGCGGGTGCGATTTCTTCGATTTGCTTTGAAAAGCCGATTCCGGCGGTGGACGGGAATGTGCTTCGCGTACTCTCGCGGGTGTTAGGCAGCGAAGCGGATATCGCCCTGCCAGAAGTCAAGACGAAATTTACCGAGCTGTTGAGACAGATTTACCCTAAAGGTCATTGCGGGGATTTTACGCAGGCGTTGATGGAACTCGGCGCAATGGTCTGCCTGCCGAACGGAATGCCGCAGTGTATGGTCTGCCCGCTCGCTGCTTTATGCGAGGCCAACCGAACCGGAAGACAGGCGGAACTGCCGAATAAAAGCAAAAAAGCGCCCCGAAAGAAAGAGGAAAAGACCGTCTTTTTGCTCATCTGCGGGGACAAGATCGCCCTGCAAAAGCGCCCCGAAGGCGTTTTGCTCGGCGGGTTATGGGAGTTTCCGAACGTGCCCGGACACCTGACCCCGAAACAGGCCAAAGAAGTCTTGGCGCAATGGAACATCGAGGCCGTTTCGGTTGAGAAAGGCCCCCGCAAAAAGCATATTTTCACCCACATCGAGTGGGAGATGACGAGTTATCTTGTTTCCTGCGAGAACATGCCCGGGCAATTCACCTGGGTCACGCGGGAGGAATTGGCCAATAACCTTGCCCTGCCCTCTGCGTTTCAGGGGTTTAAAAGTGTTTTAAAATAG
- a CDS encoding endonuclease domain-containing protein produces MIDYKHNPALTPNARKLRKEMTNEERYLWYSFLHNYPVRFLRQKVIDYYIADFYCARANLVIELDGSQHYEVQGMLKDKIRTARIEERGITVIRIPNNEVTHNFNEVCEYIDQVVRTALVNKV; encoded by the coding sequence ATGATAGATTATAAACACAATCCGGCTCTTACCCCAAATGCAAGAAAACTCCGAAAAGAAATGACAAATGAAGAACGATACTTGTGGTATTCGTTTTTACATAACTATCCGGTTCGATTCCTCCGACAAAAAGTTATCGATTATTATATCGCCGATTTTTACTGTGCGAGGGCTAATCTTGTGATCGAATTAGACGGTTCTCAGCATTATGAGGTTCAGGGAATGCTGAAAGATAAGATCAGAACTGCGAGAATTGAGGAAAGAGGTATAACGGTTATCCGGATTCCGAATAACGAAGTAACTCACAATTTCAACGAGGTTTGCGAATATATTGATCAAGTTGTGAGGACGGCTTTGGTGAATAAGGTATGA